The Schistocerca serialis cubense isolate TAMUIC-IGC-003099 chromosome 10, iqSchSeri2.2, whole genome shotgun sequence genome includes a region encoding these proteins:
- the LOC126424762 gene encoding uncharacterized protein LOC126424762 isoform X2, with amino-acid sequence MFRDRRLTNGPAGRDRGVFRPSGLKLRDARDGGHLSSGRVVKKAQATRAVSPRKKLESLKLKLAAKGIQYDASYIQRQRQKQLRKDENSSADAEDGTLYKQKMSVMPDPERKCTENEIEKIQDVLIDALEPLEDGCFPQFYGTYTVKGMLVMSCANEQTKRWLERIVPQLEPWESGKLCVKPKGEVSQGTKVLLKTPKLFAKTDPKKILQMLSTQNKTLETNMWKNVSAKSEDSGQTLVYVIDNQSLEAIRALNNKVYLGLGNVELVILNDEEDSKQASADTEIENEEDDKQTSADTEMKGQEDDEQPSVDTEMINEEENDEQTTADTEMKNVEENDEQTIADTEMKNQEEDDKQTSVGTEIRNVDSADKQTS; translated from the coding sequence ATGGCGGACACTTGTCTTCAGGAAGAGTAGTGAAGAAGGCCCAAGCAACGAGAGCTGTATCACCTCGGAAGAAATTAGAGTCTCTCAAACTGAAACTAGCTGCTAAAGGAATACAATACGATGCAAGTTATATTCAGAGACAAAGACAAAAGCAGCTACGGAAAGATGAGAATTCGTCAGCCGATGCAGAAGATGGGACATTGTACAAACAGAAGATGTCAGTAATGCCAGATCCTGAGCGTAAGTgtactgaaaatgaaatagagaaaatccaaGATGTACTTATAGATGCCCTCGAACCTCTAGAGGATGGCTGTTTTCCACAGTTTTATGGTACGTACACAGTGAAGGGCATGCTCGTCATGTCGTGTGCCAACGAACAGACAAAACGGTGGCTAGAGAGGATTGTACCCCAGTTGGAGCCGTGGGAGAGCGGAAAGCTCTGCGTAAAGCCTAAAGGAGAGGTCTCACAGGGGACGAAGGTGCTACTCAAGACACCAAAATTGTTTGCCAAGACTGACCCCAAAAAGATCTTGCAGATGCTCAGCACTCAAAACAAGACCCTCGAGACCAACATGTGGAAGAACGTTAGTGCGAAATCGGAAGATTCGGGCCAGACTCTGGTCTACGTAATCGACAACCAGAGTCTCGAAGCAATCAGGGCCTTGAACAATAAAGTGTACCTCGGATTAGGCAATGTCGAGTTAGTTATCTTAAATGATGAGGAGGATAGCAAGCAGGCCTCTGCAGATACAGAAATCGAAAATGAGGAAGATGACAAGCAGACCTCTGCCGATACAGAGATGAAAGGTCAGGAGGATGACGAGCAGCCCTCCGTAGACACAGAAATGATCAATGAGGAGGAGAATGACGAGCAGACCACAGCagatacagaaatgaaaaatgtggaGGAGAATGACGAACAGACCATTGCAGATACAGAAATGAAAAACCAGGAGGAGGATGACAAGCAGACGTCTGTAGGTACAGAAATAAGAAATGTGGACAGTGCTGACAAGCAGACCTCGTAG